GACCTTCAGGTCCAAGGAAGGGTCTACTACCAATGGAGCAAGCACATTAATGTCAAAGATCCTCACTCCTTTAATGACTATGGTGTTGTACTTATGGCACTCCTCCTCCAGTAGGCTTAGGCTCTGAGGTGCGCATTTCTTGCACACTTTGTCATCCACTAACCCCACTACATCCTTCTTATAGGCCGAGCAAATGGGCAAGGAGCAGACGACCTTGTTAGTGGCTGCCCCGAAAATGCCCAGCGTGGTGATGTTCTTAGCCCCCGCAGTGTTGTAGAGCTGTAGGGCAGACAAGTCACACCGGTAGAGGGCGCTAAGCAGGTCACGAGCAGCCCCCTGCAGAGACATGGCGTCCCCCGGGTATAGCTTTTGCCACACGTGCCACACTGGCTCATACAGGAAAAACACCTCCGGATTCTGGTTGAAAAGCTCCCCAAAAAAAGAAGATCCAGACCTCCAAGTGGTAAAGACATAGACCAGCTGCCTTTTCCTTGGAGGGGAGGGTCGGTAGAGATAGCGGATGTCTGAGCGTGTTTGGTAAGGAGTGTACTTCACCTGGTCGTTGCATTGCTGAGGCTCTTTGTGCCATTTATCCAGGAGGTTGAGCATGGTAAGTACCAGTAGCAGGATATACCCCAGGCACAGGATGATCGCCTTCCTGCGGAACACTTTCATCCTGGGGTTAGAGAAGATCAAAAGCCAAAAGGAAGGGAGCGGGTTCTACAGGGTCACTTCTTGGCCAGTGGTAACTGTTGCACGGCTACAACCATCCAGCAAAGTTTTTGAGACTTGTATATCATGCCGGGGGCAGCTTCCATAACACGACCCCCTCAGCGCACATCACCATACATGCAGCACATAGGCAGCCCTGCATCTCCTTGCTCGGCGTGCCCCCCTTGCTGATGAACATTTGTTTTGACTGCATTTCATAACGCGGTGATCATGACGCACAATATCTCCTAAGAAAATCCCAGAAAATGCAGTTTCCCGGATGCTTATAGCACAAAGTTCCTACAGCTTGCAACAACATAACATGGCATCGCTTAACTGGGGTCCTAGACTGCGTATCAGCGCCTACAAATATACAGTTCCACCAAATATAAGGTTCATTATTGCTCAGCAGTGCAAATGAATGTGCTTTTGCGGGTCCCGTCACGTAACAGCGCTTTATATAGCTTCTTCTGCTCAGAATAAATTAAACGCCTTGGGCTGGAAGCAGGAGAGGCGATAGCTGCTTATCCACTCCTCAGCCTAGCTAACACTGACAAGAAGCTCTCTTCAAGATGCCTAGATTGGATGTACGGAGTTGCTCTTATTGGTGTTGCCTGCCGTCAGTCAGAAAGCCCCGCCCTATGTGATTGCGGCTTGGATTATCGTTTGTGGTTCCCCCCCCCCCGTATGTGGGTGCGAGGGCTACAGAAGCTGCACGGTGCCTTAgggtattagattttttttggtttgttatttttttgcgcTCACATAAATCTTATTGGTTACAACGCAATGCGTGGGTGTGTTGCTGCCCCCACTGACAACCAAGGGGTTAACCACTTCAGTCATGCAGCATTTGTTAAAGACATGTTGCTATGTCAAGAATTCATTCAAACTGCAGCCTGAGAAGTAGCAGACAAATAAAAAATAGTCACAATTTAATTGTAACCTTTTTAGTTCCACTGAAGGAAAACCCACAGTATCTTTCCTGATACTAACCCCACCACACTGGGTTTGGCTATACCTATACGTTGTATCGTACatcgtaaaaaaaaataaaaaatacaaatacaagaaCTTTTTCTAGAATGAGATTTACGGCTTTTTTTCCCTTCAGGAGATCAGTGCAATGGTGGGGGGCTATAACAGGAAAGACCCTACTTATACTAAAACAGTTCTGGTCTTTGCTACTTAGCAGGCTGCAGTTTAAAGTAATTTAGGACACACAGGTGGATTTAAGCAACATGTCATTAGATAATGCTACATGACCAAATGGTTAACCCCTTGGTTGCCATAGATGACTGTAACACCTCTATGCAATGCATTGTATTGGCCAATGGGATTtattcaaccaaaaaaaaaatgcaatacacaGAACAAATCAATTATCATAGAATATGTGTATATCttcaaatattaaagggacctgatacccattttttttttcttgattcagataggtcatacaattttgaacaactttccaatttacttctgttatctaatttgctttattctcttggtatcctttgtttaatgagcagtaatgcactactgggagttagctggaagCCAATGACAATATGCATATatctacagccaccaatcagcagcttctgagtctacctaggtatgctttttaacatgggatacaaagagaacaaaataaattaggtaACATAaagaaattggaaagctatttaaaattgcatgctctgtctgaatcatgaaataaaaaaattgggtttaatgtccctttaagaaacctaaTGTAGGGTACTAATAGTATAATTTAAATGGAAGGAGAGATCAACAATTAAATATGCAagttcatttcaattttaaacagaaacatttttgccatATATGtcattagcaaaagtgcttctagtaaaaagttattgtttttctgcagcataggcGCAATATGCcgtgagggcctgtgcactagtATTTAAATGCCATGTCTGCTCCGagttggcagtggtgtgtattcaGGGTCGGATTGGGCCgctgggataccgggaaaaatcttgGTGGGCCGACAGGGGCAGCTGCAGTGTGTGGAGAGCAGAGTAGCAAAGCCG
This genomic stretch from Bombina bombina isolate aBomBom1 chromosome 4, aBomBom1.pri, whole genome shotgun sequence harbors:
- the CHST2 gene encoding carbohydrate sulfotransferase 2 — encoded protein: MKVFRRKAIILCLGYILLLVLTMLNLLDKWHKEPQQCNDQVKYTPYQTRSDIRYLYRPSPPRKRQLVYVFTTWRSGSSFFGELFNQNPEVFFLYEPVWHVWQKLYPGDAMSLQGAARDLLSALYRCDLSALQLYNTAGAKNITTLGIFGAATNKVVCSLPICSAYKKDVVGLVDDKVCKKCAPQSLSLLEEECHKYNTIVIKGVRIFDINVLAPLVVDPSLDLKVIHLVRDPRAVASSRIKSRHGLIRESLQVVRSRDPRIRRVPVLDPGHKLNKKDGSDYHAIGAMEVICSSMGKTLRTALNPPSWLKGNYMVVRYEDLVVDPIKTLRQVYGFVNLSVSPEIEKFSLNMTSGSGYSSKPFVVSARNATQAVSAWRTLLTYMQIRQVEEYCQVPMDILGYDTVSSQEEVKDLSKSLLRKPML